In Oreochromis aureus strain Israel breed Guangdong linkage group 22, ZZ_aureus, whole genome shotgun sequence, the genomic window ATGGCAgcaacggagaatgagaagggggaaagcgggctgaaacggatgaaccagaattagTTTGTCAAAATGGcgcaacttcagtgatgtggaactggtttggtgtttgtccatCAGAtaccccaaagcactttttttttttttttggtagaaCGTGCAAGCGAGCCATCGTTATTGCTGTATTTGTCGGACTAAGGTGCTTGTAAATGTGgaagtaatctgggtcctaaactccatCTGCTTcgggtcccaaagtcaaacgaacactgcggcacactgagagttaaaaactgtctaaattctttcacctttaataaaatgatcagcgttgctgctttaccaggtgtaacaattaagtttaacatccaggcatccatgaaaacagaatttattaaatttaacggagttagaagttagcaggaagttagcgcgctagtttccacctaaacatgatatagcatgttctgactgagagatttctgaaacaattcaaacgtacagctctgccaTCACTTCTAACATAAatcaagacagaaaactaaacagcagtgacgtttgtagagTTACtgaaacagaccaaacttcagtcaggagaacaaacgagataatccatccacaatacgaggttagtcattaatatactgcaacaacatgggaatagagcatctgtgatagaatacagcattaatgaatcaatggtacagaagtggaggaagcaagaagaatgagttgaataaagtttgatttatctgactgctttgtttcgcttaatgtgttttataatcccgtgcaccttatggtccgaaaaatacgtatTTGGCACACTTCAGTTTGTTGCAAAGCAtctctttttaacttcagtggatattatacatggttatgctgaggatatgtcagcccatttctactggaaatgcccTTTGGTTAAAAtctcagcaaggaatttgcatttgcactgttagatttttatatagctttaatgcacataaaaaaacagctgcttgtttaagtgaaaataaatggatgggttTTTTGtgctagtaaagttgtggagttgtattttgtctctcatcaattatatcgtcagttatatcgttatcgcaaattttcaaatatatatcgcggtaaatatttttggccatatcgccctgctctattACTAAGTACCTCCAACGCTTcagtgactgggatgcaagtaaagagagatgtaacatggtatgagaccatggtttcatctgcctccataatgacatctctcaacAATGTCCAAGGTGTCCTGTGTTcaggtgttcagagctgccgaCCAACGGGCttaggatcgaagccagaaactctGACATGCTATAGGTGACCAAGGTGATCATACAATCACACGTTCTGATAACATCTCCCCTgataacaggaaacaggaatCATAGCAGCCTGGATCCTAACCTGTCCCAACCCTTTACACCCACAGCCAGCAGAAGAAAAGGACATGGGGGGCATTCCAAAAGTCTCTCCTGTGTCTTTGTACCGTGTTTACAGGAAGTGGATGGGGTTACTTTGTatgattgtagggtctttacctttcaGTACAAAGCACCTGCGCACACCTGATGATGCCGGAGTGAGGATAAATAAAACGCTACTAACAGAagcctcctgattggttgaTTCTGTGGAGGTAGAAACGCAGAAAAAGCCACCTTTGAATTAATGAAggcttcactgtgtgtgtgggtgtgtgtgtgtgtgtgtgtgcaggagggCATGCAGAATCAGGTGAATATGAACCAGGTGAGCATGAATGTGGAGACAAGCAGCACCACCAACCAACCACAGTTCATCATCCAGGGCATACCTGCCATTCAGGGGGGCGTGGTCAACCTGGCCGAGCTGCTGAACAAGGCCAATGCAGgtgagacagacacacacacacacacacacacagagcccttTTCCATCAGTACCTCTTTGGTCAGCATGTCACAGCTTGACACCGTGGTAGTACCTGGTCATTTTTCAGTACCTACCTACTACACCGGGGTTTCAAGCAATCCAAAAATGCAACGTCAGCAGATTCTTTGCCACCGATTGGCTGGTCAGTGGAAATACTCggtggctgtgtcccaattcagggtctgcagccttaaagtacgcacactacgcgtactacgtacggtgcgtactacaagtacgggaagtgcggaagtgagaggcttgtgaaatgggacggtctagccttcgtcgcgctgttcaggttgcctagcaaccatgatactgaccgagagaaacgtttcatacagctttgtgtgacagaaatgaaggagaaaaaatgttttgttgttcattcattttagtCATGAcgtcactttgattagttgagaccacgggactgtaaaacatgatagttgggcttcattcctgtactgaacagtcatttcaagattagttagtaaataataattagctaatgttgttcatgagactaaagacatctcactgtggtaatgttaatataatatggataatatatgtattgtcagatatatgtgtgtgtgtgtgtgtgtgtatatgtatgtatatatatatgtgtgtgtgtgtgtgtgtgtgtgtgtgtgtgtgtgtgtgtatatatatatatatatatatatatatatatatatatatatatatatatatatatatatatatatatatatatatatatatatatatataataaataaataaataattttacttacatgcatgtatgtatatatgtgtgtatgcgGCATATATAcacactagggctgccacaaacgattattttgatagtcgactagtcaccgattatttttgcgattagtcgactaatcggatcatgcatccattggacgtaaaagcgtacagcttattgcaccagcagcatctgctcttatataacattagcttacagttttaagtgtttagggtatgtgctaactaaaaataaagacaagatgatagtttattaaatttaatgagatttacagattgtttggtaaagtttaataaactccttgctatctaaaatataacgggacacggagtatattctcgaacatctcacacttctgataatcagttgtctgcttgacgtttattcagtcgtgtataaactataactttaatctcagccaaaccgatttactcaggaacaaataaaatactcaaaaaaaggccaaacaataacatttttaagttatctaactgacttatatatgtttaacctgagtagcgaaagacagtggtgggtttgaaagcgatttgccgggagtccggtgttctcacgggctctagtgagccttgccccggctagctatcgagctagtgggtaacaggcGTCTCCGAAAAGCGTCGgggcgcttttgaaaatatgcagtgtcttgataaactgagcaaatatttgaggtttacacagctacattctcgcctgaaaatatgttaaacgtttattttgtgacccagaaagattaataagagtaatattaaaactaactagctgccgccattgttgaaaactgagcagggccgcgctatgaattctgggacgctgcttcttcttcttcggagtgtaacggcagctggcatccttgtacatgcagtgctgccatcttctgtttcagtccgttattacactcttaaatcctactacttattcctgcgtcttttgtgatcttacaaagcttcaaacgatgcgtcgactattaaatcagtcgtcgacgattttgatagtcgacgtaatcgtgactagtcgactaatcgtggcagccctaatacacacacacacgtgtgtatatatgtgtatgtatatatgagcttgaactctgggtcaaagatgcaagtagcagttatttatatttcctatcaccttaaatcttcactcaaagacaagtatctctgacagtgtatatacagatgtattatatataagagacaaacattgttcttttaatatgttggcattactaaatttggctcaatgcttacatatatgtgtaaaaagcaaatgtacgagctgtgataactgtttctgatagaatgaagatcagactgatatatgaaatattcctttattgggtgagaaaatcagaccatgtcataactgctttaagtcatacagaatagatatcagagccttaaacaggctcacttctgctaaatgggtcaaactgggcagaaagtatacaaacacataacatccttatagaatatgatgtaacactatagatcaacttagctcagaatatataaagcatataaacaattacagcaatatgatgcaacaaacacagcagtgctactaatccaaaatactcaaagcttcatagaactgaaacaaacatttatttttagctccatcctgctgctgatacatactttagatttctgaatattaaacttgttgctgcctttcatagtgtgtaacttgaaggccctgagtactttctcccacactgaaaacactgggatgataacattatttgaacattacctaacaagactgattcaggacagacaattagttatgttaaactttcctagcagtccttcacaaacagggaacagtctgtctattctctccatctgtcagctgctgctggctcttcctcctcctcttcctcacacactgctgagtttgtcctggtggatcatcagggtgcaaagcctcacagatgatgtgcagcagtgggtccctcagtctgtcctcactctggacacttgcagttgtcacacatggaaatcaaatgtgtgataagctgcaggattcaaacacaagtgtaacttataaatacatgttcatacttttattccacaatcagagagaaagaaacagagagagagtgcaggacagacagacaggtgacagtctcaggtgtacacactgctacaaaacagcacaagagaaggaggatttagtgtttgtgttattacgagtgctaaacaagaagagttcccagatggtccagtggacacatgtgtgactcctgtgattaaagcatctttctttcagcttaacgagtgaaccgtcagctcgttcaaacacacgttaaagtccgtttggctcgacaccaccgaacagaggcagcaatataacatagctaacattaacagtgcagtgaatcctgcttgtgccgtcatattcaggactgcaaaccgagcagcatcactgactttcagcttgttgtgtttgtggatatatcactgactttaattatccataaaatcatcacattctctgtaagattaaggtcgactattgtattattatattttaaaggctttaaaagcaAGTAAAAGCTGAacgtacaaacatcactaaagtcacataactttgccgacatgtggccaacagtaatgttttaatgttcttaaacattcgcacataaataagtgacatcatattcagtacttacttttgacagttcactcttgccgctcccttctgccgtattttgcggcaaaattaccCACACCCACcgcgcgctatggattgtgggatatatgggaccactgGCGTGcacggaccacgcttgatatttggggaaatcgacggcgcatttggagtatgcatttgaaatacactttgaattgggacagccgtcttcgcgtggcggtgacgtaatcgcacttgaaatgcgtacttcaagcgtgcataccctgaattgggacagaGCCGGTGAGTCACGAGAGCGCCTCCCTCATGCCATTTTTGAAATGCTGCACAAACAGTACCGCGGTCCCCGACACTGATGAGAAGCCGCAGACCGCATCGCTGTAACGACCCCCATTTGTTTTTCAGGCGACTCTGAGGAAGCAATGGCTGCCAGCGCTCTTGACTCCAACATCCAGCACGCCACCGTCGTAAACGAAGGTGGTCAGAGGGTCATCACCATAGTAACCGACCAGCACGGAAACCTGCAGACAACAGGAGGGATGGCGCAGCCGTTCTTCGTCACCATGCAGCATGGACAGCAGAGTATGATGCTGATGCCTTTGAACAGGACGTGCCGGGAAGTCCTGAGGCCGTTTACatcctgatttttattttattttttttatccagtGCTTGCCGTGCCTGCCAACACCGTGACAGAGGAGGTGGTGACGGAGGAGCCGCAGCCCCCGCCCTCCAGGAAGAGGAAGCTGGAGGtgaccaacaaccacaacaacgcGGGAGAGACGGTGAGCGCCGCCTCCACACGGTCATCAATGACCTCTGAACGCCGCTCACAGTTTCAGTGAGCtgcattttacagtgtatagaAAACAACGTTGACCCCTCACCTGATCACCTGACATGATGTCACACTGCCAATGACCCTCTGTAGTCCTGAGGGACCATAAAgaagctggtgtgtgtgtgtgtgtgtgtgtgtgtgtgtgtgtgtgtgtgtgtgtgtgtgtcagatttGTATAAACCTGCAGAACTGTGTTCACCTGAATGTGTGCTAGCTCCACCCTGTGATTCTAATGTTGCTTTTATccaatgcttttattttgaatatggctctgtagcgccctctgtgtttatgtgtgagaTTTAGAACACGTCTGTGAATGTGGCATAGACCCACTGTTGTGGGCGTGTCAGTGCAAACGGTGGAATTGGCTGTTAACGTGGCCGTGCGTCTTGGAACCatgccacaaacacaacaggaaGTTAGACCGTTGCCGTTGCCCCGCTGTAATTTAATTAGATTTGAATCGGGGCTCATTTGTGAGCCAGTGCTGTGGGTGGGTTCACAGTGTGGGTTAGTATGGAGAGAAATTTCCCCCAAAAGAGTTGCAAATGCGTATAGCGTGATCCTCGAGCATGATGTCCAAACCTGAAGTCCAGTTTCATGAATCCGACCATTTCCTCCTTCGAAAACACCTCGGTGCTACAAATGTGTAAAACCACAGCAGCATTCAATACGTGTGCACACGTCACACCACAGGGGTTTCTCTCCGTGGTTTGGGTGGGGTGCGCTGGTCTGTATGGTTTTGTGCTAATCGATGAGGATTATTTGTTTTCCTGCAGGAGCTGTTGCAGAGGCAGCTGCAGGAGGCCAACAGGAAGGCGCAGGAGTACCGACAGCAGCTGCTGAGGAAGGAGCAGGAGGCAGAGGAGTACCGCATCAAGCTGGAGGCCATGGCCCAGAGTCAGGCTGGCACTGCCACCGCAAACACGGTGGCTGGCGCCACCAATTCTGCTGCCAGCCCCGAGGAGGTGgtgggaggagaggaggatgaggaggagggagCTGGCGgcgtggtggaggaggagggcgAGATGGTGGTGCTGCAGGAGGGGGGCATCATCATGGAGGGAGAGGAGGGTCAAGTGACTCTGGTGGAGGCAGGGGGAGAGGCGACGGAGGTGAGCTCCTAACCGAGCGCAGCAGGCGGGATTTGCACGCCGTACTCATGCCCACAAAAAGACCTGAACCCGGCGTGAGACATGCTTCAACAGGGGGCGGAGTTCAGCTCGGCGCCATCCAGACTCCCCGGTTTAGAAAcatttcacttctttttttcagcagGGTCCAAAATGGCTGCCGCGTGGAGGACATTGACAACCTGAGGAGGAAGAAGGACCTCGTTTACCCTCAGCCATTTGTTCCCCGAATGCCGCTTTAACGTCTTTCCTCTGCCCGGCGCTGGCGGAGAGGAAGCTTCTTCGAATGTTCCTTCTGTGGACCGATTCCCGCCACTCACACCCGCTTTACCCCCTTCACCATACAGCGGAGGGCGCTGTGAAAGGAGCCGGTTTTCCAGGAATGCTCGGACTCTGCTGTGTTCTTCCGATGTGACCTTGTGTTCATGAGCTGCAGGAAGTGTTACTCTGTCTTCCTGCAACCTTTGACCTGAGCTGAACCAGCTCCATCATGGACTCTGTTCATTAATTATGATGTTGTTTCCAGGTGGTTTCTAAAGGGGCGGGCTAAGGTCAGGTGACTATTGGGCAAGCTGAAGTCACATGATCAGCAGTGTGACACTGCcctgctccatcctcctcctctatCTCACACTCATCTACATAGACGTCCTTAAATTTGCTCTTTTAGTTCCTCCCACTTTGGTTTGTGACACTTacatgttttgatttttacacCAACATCAGACACTGGTCACATGACCTCGAGGTCACTACCGCTCAGCTGTCTCGTAAGCAAACAGCTGTTCTGTGTAAACGCTTCACAGTGAGTGTTTCCTGTTAGAATCTTTCACTTCCTAAACGCTAATTCATTCCAGGATGCTCTAAACAGGAAATGGAAACCTTAATTGGATGTGACCAGCATCACAGGAGACAACTTATCTTTAAACTGTCAGAAACTTAACTGCCAGGTGAAAAGTGTCAAGTATAGCTGAGCTCACCTGATCCTGGACACTGTTCCTCCCTGCATTGCTCCACCGCTCACTTTTTCATTTCAGAGACGGGGATGTCACACCTGAGGCTGCAAGAATGCTCCTCTGCGAGGCTCATGTCAGCCCACTCCTGCTCCCTTATAGAAGCCCACCTGACAGCACACCTGTCCTCCATCACCTGCATAACTTCAGTCATTTTTATACACTCAGTGATGCCGACCTTTTCAGTGTACAtataaatttgtatttttgtaaacTGTACCTTAATGCTTCATGATGATGATGGCGGCTGCCCGTGTACCTGTGATCTCAGGTAAACGCTTCTTCCTTTCAATAAAAGCTTGTTTCATAAGCTAACAGCGAGGTGTTTACTGACCTCAGGGaaatgtcctgttttaattaaGCTCCAGTCCGGTAGCTTACAGGAGAATGAACAACGCGTCGCTGATTCTGGATGAAGGACTGAGCCTAACACAGTGGCCATCTTGAAACGGCTCCAGGCTCTGATTTTTGCATTCAAGTGTTTTCTGCACAAAcggactagagatggaccgatccgatattacatatcggtatcggtcagatactgacctaaattactggatcggatatcggagagaaataaaaaatgtaatctgatcCATTGAATATCAcgaaagcacctcacaaaacttgcgacatggtgtaactcagctcataaccatagcacgtcggagcagtatgtatcagtgatagagcggctgtggcgTCCAAGACCTGTCGGCggtctggttgagcatttgtagcctcgctaccaaaccgacatttcatctccgaggaagttatcccagagagaagtaaagcaagggtgtaagttcatctctgaatgtttgtaaagcattcctgcgttaagcttaaccgatatatggagcgactgcctctacctctctctctctccctccctctcctgctgctacttcaatcgtgaaactgatcaatgatcagctgatcggcttttctgtggcgactccttgtttgtttttggcccactttgcaccagaaagaggaaaccagcggcggaacaacagcagcacctttaagcttgataagctgttgttagaatgtatttaatattactttctacaccaggatccttttctacgtagctgacgctggtaactgtgcaggggcggatctagcaaagtttagccaggggggccgatagggcatgaacagggaaaagggggcacaaagacatacttttctttcttattctcatttaaaatgtctagcttttaataaataattatctgaatcttacacccaaagttttaatctgatgtaaaatgtatagaagtccattactgtatatagtaactaagtctaatataccctagtaagctatagtactttttcctttgggaagataccatctgtgcagtctgcaattctgttgaagaaagatgttgaatctatttaattattgttgaaaaataatatatttctatccatttttaaaaaaaaacatgcgttaaattaaagttgattacatcgattaagcatcatgaggtggagggtggggggtggttccctatttttttttttttttttttttttttttgctgggagtttgcaaccctattagttaggttgcttaatatttctgctaagtactctttaaaatacgagaatagggaggattaagtttattagattgatcagtgttgctgaactatgaaatattttgggtgcagtgtatttttttacatgcaggtataacagaatagctttagtgttgttgtttatttaaacttgagtatgaacttatacaaaatgcagcaagatattaaaaaaacagttttattgattaacaaatacactatatcggattcatatcggtattcccagatatccaaatttatgatatcagtatcggacataaaaaagtggtatcgtgccatctctaaaaCGGACCGCTGGGATTATTGGTAACAGGGGCGATGAATGCTGGGTGactgacaaagcaacaagggcCAGCCGCTGCTGTGATGGCAAAATAATTACAATGATGTTTAACCTTTATATCCATGATGCATTTATTGAGC contains:
- the gabpb2a gene encoding GA-binding protein subunit beta-2a, yielding MSLVDLGKRLLEAARKGQDDEVRNLMANGAPFTTDWLGTSPLHLAAQHGHYSTADVLLRAGVSRDARTKVDRTPLHMAAAEGHTVIVELLVRNGADINAKDMLKMTALHWAAQHGHHSVAETLIKHGADVHALSKFDKTPFDIAMDIQNTELMLLLQEGMQNQVNMNQVSMNVETSSTTNQPQFIIQGIPAIQGGVVNLAELLNKANAGDSEEAMAASALDSNIQHATVVNEGGQRVITIVTDQHGNLQTTGGMAQPFFVTMQHGQQMLAVPANTVTEEVVTEEPQPPPSRKRKLEVTNNHNNAGETELLQRQLQEANRKAQEYRQQLLRKEQEAEEYRIKLEAMAQSQAGTATANTVAGATNSAASPEEVVGGEEDEEEGAGGVVEEEGEMVVLQEGGIIMEGEEGQVTLVEAGGEATEVSS